The following nucleotide sequence is from Halobacillus mangrovi.
ACGTTTATTTGAATTACATCAAACCAGATGCCTCAACTATGACAGTTAAAAGAATGAGTTTCGGTGTAACAGCAATTCTTGGAATTCTCGTGTTTTTGATGGCCTTGAGCCCACCTGATTTACTCATTTGGCTGAATTTGTTCGCTTTTGGAGGTCTTGAAGCAACATTTATATGGCCGGTTGTTCTTGGACTTTATTGGCAATCAGGGAATAAGTATGGTGCATTAGCTTCGATGGTTGTCGGTATTGTTTCTTATATCATTGTGGATCAGTTTTATCCAAATTTACTTGGCATGCATAATGTGGTCTTTCCGATTATTTTATCCTTAATTGCTTTTGTAACTGTGAGTCTTTTAACAAAGGCATGGGTAAATGATCAGTCAATGACTCAGGAGAAGTTAGAAAGGAGCTTTTAATGATGTTTTATACAAGCATACAGGCAGCGGAAGTTGATCGAGAGAGTTATTTCATCAACACCGACCCGATCTTGCTGGTTTCTATGCTATAGCTGGGAGCCGGTTTAAATTAAATATCAACACTTACCATGTTAGGGTTAGGCAGTTCTGCAGGAGCGGAGCTGTCTATTTTTTATTTACATAGATAATTATGGTTATATACAGTTTATTTTTTTCAATCTTCCATGTTCAGTCGACAATCTTTTCTTTATTTCCCTACTTCTTTTTATGGAATTCTTTTATACTACTACTAATAGTTAATCGAACGCTATTCATTATTGGAGGATGCATAATCCTACATTCACCACCTTAGTTAGGAGGAACGTCATTGAACTTAAAAGATCGTGCTCATAAATATGAATACAAGCTAAACGACACGGATGACCAAATTATTGATTACATTATGGATCATAAGAATGAAGTGATTCAGATGTCGATACAAATGCTGGCGGAAACATTGTACACTGTTCCGAATACGATCATTCGGCTGTCAAAGAAGCTTGGATACGATGGGTTTTCTCAGCTTAAAAACCATTTAAAAGAAGAAGTGAAGGAAGAAGGCTCTTCAGAGGGTTCAACAGTAGAATCCAACATTAAACGAACGATGGAATTAGTCGATTATGATCGTTTGAACAAAGTCGCGGATCACTTACATAAAGCGCGGCGAATTTATATATTTGGGGTCGGAGATACGTTGCCTTTTTGTGAAATCTTATCAACCCATCTTAAGATTGGGGGAAAGACGGCCGAGCATTTTTTGCACCGGCATGATGCGGTGTATGCGGTCAACCATGCGAAAAACCAGGATGTGTTAGTCGTTCTCAGCATGTCCGGAGAAACCAAGCAGATTTTGGAGATTGCAGAGTTAGCGAAAGAAAAAGAAGTGTTGGTTATCTCTTTAACCCACTTTGACCGTAATTCATTACAGAAAATAGCTGACCTGAATTTATTTTTTCACTCACCGAAGAAGAAGCTTGAGAATTACAACGTCTCTGATAAAACTCCAATGATGTTCATGCTGCAGATCCTTTCCAACATTTTCTGGGAAGCGAAATAGGTGTGTATAAATACACATGTTAAGCTGCTTTATCTTGGTGGATGTGTAATTTTTTAAAGAAAAGCAAGCGCTTACTTTTCCTATGCTAGGATGATATCAAGTTAGTCATCCAGCTGAAAGAAGGGAGAAAATCATGGAATTACAAAATTTGACCTCCACAGCTTTGATCCATACGAATGTGTCCTTCACGTCTAAAGATGAGGCCATTCAGTATTTAGTTGAACAGTTAGATCGGGAAGGAAAGCTTCATTCTAAAGAAGAATTCTATCAATCTGTCGTAGAACGTGAAACGTTATCGGCTACCGGCTTTGAGGGAGGGCTCGCGATTCCTCACGGGAAGTCGCCAGCTGTGAAAGAAGCGTCTTTCGCTGTCGCTACTCTTCAATCTCCTTTAGACGATTGGGAAAGCATTGACGAAAACAATAGAGTTGAGCTTGTTATTCTGCTTGCAATTCCTGAAGCGGAGGCAGGTTCTACACATTTGTCGCTCTTATCTGAGCTGATGACGCGTATGGCCGACCCAGCTTATAAGGAACGATTGTTACAAGCAAAGACGAGCAAGGCTTTGTATGCGGCTCTTGATCAAGAAGAGGAAGAAAAAGAACGTGCGGTTTCCCATACAGGTAAAACAATTCTTGCTGTTACGGCCTGTCCAGCAGGAATCGCCCATACCTATATGGCCGCAGAAGCACTTGTACGAGCTGGGAACGATTTCGGAGTCGATGTGCTTGTTGAAAAACAGGGGGCCAATGGAGTAGAAGACCGTATTTCCAAATCACAGGTGGCTAAAGCAGATGCGGTTATTTTCGCCGCAGACGTTGCGGTGAAGGACAAGAAGAGGTTCTCTTCCCTGCCGAAAGTGACGACGACTGTAGCGGCTCCACTGAAAAATGCTGAAGGGTTGTTAAAGGAAGCATTGGACAAGGCAGAGAAAGCTCCCGCTCGTCAAGAGGCTCCCGAAGTAGAAGTGGAAGAAGAACCGGAAGACAAACCGTTTAAAACAGAAATCAAAGACTCGGTCATGACAGGGATTTCTTATATCATTCCGATTATTGTCGCTGGCGGGATGACCCTTGCTTTTGCCGTTCTTGTCTCCCAGGCATTTGGACTGCAGGAAGTCTATGAAACTGAAGGGTCCTGGCTATGGCTCTTACGCCAGTTAGGTGGAAATCTGCTTGGGACACTGATGGTTCCAGTATTAGCGGCTTACATGGCCTACTCTATTGGAGATAAACCAGCACTAGGTCCTGGTTTTGCGGCTGGTATTTGTGCGAATTTAATTGGAAGCGGATTCTTAGGCGGTATGCTAGGTGGTTTACTAGCCGGTTATATCATTAAGTTTTTAAAGAAAAAACTCCAGACTACAGGAACATTTTCAGGCTTTGTAAGCTTTTGGCTTTATCCAGTACTCGGAACACTGTCTGTCGGCTGTATCATGCTGTTTGTCATTGGAGAACCGTTAGCAGCGCTGAACCAGGGGTTAATCAGCTGGCTGGAAGGCATGTCAGGTAAAAATGCAATTCTGCTTGGTGTCATTCTTGGAGCCATGGTTTCCTTTGACTTAGGCGGACCTGTCAACAAAGCTGCTTACACATTCTGTATCGGGGCGATGGCAAGTGGAAACATCATGCCTTATGCAGCATTCGCTTCTGTCAAAATGGTTTCTGCTTTTGGTGTAACAGGCGCGACGATTTTTGGAAAGAAATACTTTACAAAACCAGAACAGGAAATCGGAAAACAGACATGGCTGTTAGGACTGGCTGGAATTACAGAAGGAGCCATTCCGTTTATGATCAAAGATCCATTACGCGTGATTCCATCATTAATTGCAGGGTCTGCAGTTACGGGAGGAATTGTGGCCTACTTTGATATAGGACTCGGTGTACCAGGAGCAGGCATTTTCTCTCTTGCTCTAGTAGAAGGACCTTCGCTGTTCGTAGCAGCTAGTATTTGGTTAGGGGCAGCTCTTATCGGGGCATTCATTTCAATGGTCCTGTTAATCATCACTCGAAAAAACAAGTTAAAAAAGCAGCCTCGTAAACGTAAGGAAAAAAATGATGAAAAGCAAGTTGAAATGAAAGAGGCTGTTAGTTAATCAACATGATAGGATGGGATTCTGTATGAGTGAAATGACTATACAAGATAGGCAAATGAATCATCAAACAGAGAAAAAAGTAAGGACAAAGCAGGTACATGTCGTTCCCCACATGCATTGGGATCGTGAATGGTACTTTTCAACCGAAGAGTCGCGTATCCTACTCGTGAATAATATGGAAGAGATAATGGATCGGTTAGAAAATGATCCTGACTACCCTTATTATGTATTAGACGGACAAACCTCCATTCTTGAAGATTACTTTGATGTGAAACCAGAAAATGAGGAGCGTGTAAGAAAGCTTGTCCAGGAAGGCAAGTTGATCATCGGACCCTGGTACACGCAAACGGATGAAATGGTCGTTGGCGGGGAATCCATTGTGCGCAACTTATTATATGGAATCAAAGATAGCAATAAGTTCGGTGATCCGATGATGATTGGCTATCTTCCGGATTCTTTCGGACAAAGCTCACAAATGCCGCAGATTTTAAACGGCTTCGATATAAAGTATTCAATTTTCTGGAGAGGAACATCTGAGCGTCATGGCACGGATAAGACAGAGTTTTATTGGGAATCTGATGACGGCTCAAAAGTACTCGTACAACTGCTGCCGCTTGGGTATGCGATCGGGAAGTATCTACCGGAAGAAGAAGAAGCTTTGAAGCAAAGAATGGAAAAGTATTTTCCTGTCTTGGACAAAGGAGCAACGTCCGACCATCTTTTGCTCCCGAATGGGCATGACCAAATGCCAATCCAAAAAGATATTTTTCCGATTATGGAAAAATTAAAAAAGCTCTATCCAGAAAGGGAATTTTTCCTCAGTAAATATGAACATATCTTTGCGGAACTTGAGAAGCAAAGTGACCTACCGACAATAAGTGGTGAATTTCTTGATGGAAAATACATGCGTGTCCACAGGAGTATCTACTCGACACGGATGGATATCAAAGCAGCGAACACACGAGTGGAAAACAAGTTGACGAACATCCTTGAGCCTCTGGCGTCAATGGCTTATGATCTTGGGTTCGAATACCATCATGGATTAATCGAATTGATTTGGAAAGAAATCATGAAAAATCACGCCCATGACAGTATCGGCTGCTGCTGTTCGGACAAAGTCCATCAGGAAATCGCCAACCGGTTGTTTCTTGCAGAAGAAAAAACAGATCGCCTGATCGAGTTTTATAAACGGAAAATTGTCGATGCGATCGAGACGGATCAAAGTGGTGATCGGTTGACATTGTTTAACTTTCTCCCTTATGAGCGAGAAGAAGTGGTGACGACTGAAGTAATTTCAAAGTACAAGAACTTTGTACTTGTAGACGAAAATGGCTATCAAGCGGACTTTCAGATTTTAGAAGCAGAAGAAATCGACCCAGGTCTCATTGATCGTCAAATTGTCCACTATGGAAACTATGATCCTTTTATCAAATATCAGATCCAATGGAAAGAAACAGTTCCATCTATGGGCTATCGCACCTTTTTCGTTGAAGAAACTTCTGGCGATATAACGGTAGAAAATGAAGAAGTGCATGCCGTGGAGACCGATTATTATCGCGTCCATGTAAACAATAATGGGACGCTAAGCATTAAGGATAAGCGGTTAGACAAACGGTTTGAGAATGTCCTGCTTCTGGAGGACACTGGAGATGATGGGGATGAGTATGATTACTCCCCACTAGAAAATGATAAGGCGATCTTCAGTACGGATGTCGAAGCGGATATCAAGGTCAGTCAAAACGAGTTTGAAGGACTGATTGATGTTCGGTATGAGCTTCCAGTACCGGAGAATCTAGAAGATAGAAAACAAAAGCTGTTTACAAGTAAAGTAGATATCCACTTACAAATCCGAATTCCTAATCATAAACCTCTGTTAGAAGTAAATGGTGAACTTGAGAATTTAGCCAAAGACCATCGCCTTCGCGCATTTATTCCAACAGGGATTGCTTCCTCTTTTTCCGTGTCGGATAATCAATTCGGCTCGATTAAACGGGATGTTTATGATTCTGCGATGGGTGTATGGGAGGATGAGAACTGGAGCGAGCGTCCGGATGCCATCTATCCAATGTTAAGCTTCGTAGGGTTATCTGATCAAAACCACGGACTGAGTCTGTTGACAAACAGTACAAGAGAGTACGAAATCGTCGGAGAAGATTATGATACGATTGCACTTACGCTGTTCCGCAGTGTGGGTCATTTAGGGAAAGCAGATTTAGTCCGTCGTCCAGGCCGTCCTTCTGGGATCAAACTGCCAACACCGGATTCACAAATGCTAGGAAAACTGTCCCTAGACTTCGCCCTGTACACTCATAAGGGAAGTACGCTGGAATCTGGAGTCGCGCGGGTGGCAAAAGAGTATCTTACTCCGATTCACACGTATAACAAAATTCCTCATAATGCGATGAAGCTGAATGAATCGAAAGTGAAAACGCCAACGTCTTACCAGTTGCTAGAAGAAGAGAACTCTAATGTGGTATTGAGTACGTTGAAGAAAGCTGAGAACGAGGATGCGCTTGTGATCCGAGCTTATAATCCAACAGAGGAGAATCTAACTGGAGCTTTTCGTATTCGCGCAGAATACAATGGAGCTTATGAAGTCAACTTGAATGAAGAGAAGCAATCTTCAATAGAGTTTAGTGAGGGTAAGGTTCAAACTGCGGTAAATTCTAATCAAGTGAAAACAATATTAGTGAAATAAATAAGTGCCTGATTCCCGTCGTGTTATTTCGGTGGGGATTAGGTGCCTTTTTTTGTGAAGTTTAGCGCGTACCAATTGGAAAAAAGTTATTATTGGCTTTATTTGAAAGCAGGATTATTACGCTCCTGTGTAGTAGGTAATACTTACAAGGATCTATATTTTTGGATTCTTGTTACCTATCAGGTTTTCCTCACGATTCTAGTTATCTAGCGAACCTGACAGGGAAAGATATAAGTAAGGAAATGTCTACCTTAAACAAGGAGGAATACACATGGCGGAAGTATCTTCAATGAAGCAAGCAGTCGAGGTGTTACGGCAGAAAGGTCTTTCCAATAGGGACATCCTTAGCAACGTAGATAACAGCCATTTCCCATTTGATGATGAAGAAGTTGTGATGACTTTTATTGATTTACAAATTGAATGTTCCTCTGATCAAGAATTCGACAAGTTAGTGGCTTATTTATACGATTTTGATCTAGAATAGAATACCCCTTTCATAAATTTTGTCGCAAATGCTGTATTTGTCTTTAGGTATTAGTGTTTTTCAATCAAATATAAATAAAAGGTATAATAAAAGAATAGTTCTTACACGAAATACTTGTCATGGGAAAAACCTATGGCAAGTTTTTTTGTTTAAGAGAGTTTTTACTGAGAAATACAAACAATCTTTAATCCTGTGGTAGTTGTAAATGCAATAGCTAGAGCGGGTTTCCAAAGCACAAAAGTTCTATCGTATTGAACCTATGTAAAAGTCGAAATGTAGGTAATAATCACTTTTTTCTGAAAAATTACTGGAAAAATGATATCGCTTACGTTATTATGATAAGTAACTTAGACAGATTGTATACAATCTATGAATACAATGGTGGGGTCAATCATGACAAACAGAAAAAATAATGAAGAATTAGCGTATGAACAGGTGAAAAGAGCTATCATGCTAAAAAAACTGGTGGCAGGTCAACGGATAACTGAGGACTGGGTCAGTAAAGAACTGAAGATGAGCAGGACACCTATACGTGCTGCGTTCAAGCGCTTAGAGAATGAAGGTTTAATTCAATTAGTTCCTAATAAGGGTGCAATCGTGTACAACCCTTCCGATAAAGAATTGGAGGATGTATTTAACCTGCGCGTTGTATTGGAGAAATATGCTGCCCAATTAGCCGTAGCCAACATGAAAGAAGAAGACGTAACTTATATGGAGGATCTTCTAAAAAGAGAAAAAGAAGCTTACAAAGCAAAGGATTTTGAAGCCTTCATGGAAGTGAATGGGCTTATCCATTCTTATCCGGCAGAAATCTCCGGCAACAGTTATTTATTACAAGAAATAAAAACGCTTAACCAGTGGACAGATGGCTATTTAATTCTAAAGGATGATTTTTATATTACTCCGCTTGAAGATGTAAAGTCCATACCAGAGCACGCATGTGTGGTTAATGCGTTTAAAGAACGGGATGTTGATGCTATGTGCCAGGCCATTGAGGCTCACTTATTATC
It contains:
- a CDS encoding MurR/RpiR family transcriptional regulator: MNLKDRAHKYEYKLNDTDDQIIDYIMDHKNEVIQMSIQMLAETLYTVPNTIIRLSKKLGYDGFSQLKNHLKEEVKEEGSSEGSTVESNIKRTMELVDYDRLNKVADHLHKARRIYIFGVGDTLPFCEILSTHLKIGGKTAEHFLHRHDAVYAVNHAKNQDVLVVLSMSGETKQILEIAELAKEKEVLVISLTHFDRNSLQKIADLNLFFHSPKKKLENYNVSDKTPMMFMLQILSNIFWEAK
- the mngA gene encoding PTS 2-O-a-mannosyl-D-glycerate transporter subunit IIABC, coding for MELQNLTSTALIHTNVSFTSKDEAIQYLVEQLDREGKLHSKEEFYQSVVERETLSATGFEGGLAIPHGKSPAVKEASFAVATLQSPLDDWESIDENNRVELVILLAIPEAEAGSTHLSLLSELMTRMADPAYKERLLQAKTSKALYAALDQEEEEKERAVSHTGKTILAVTACPAGIAHTYMAAEALVRAGNDFGVDVLVEKQGANGVEDRISKSQVAKADAVIFAADVAVKDKKRFSSLPKVTTTVAAPLKNAEGLLKEALDKAEKAPARQEAPEVEVEEEPEDKPFKTEIKDSVMTGISYIIPIIVAGGMTLAFAVLVSQAFGLQEVYETEGSWLWLLRQLGGNLLGTLMVPVLAAYMAYSIGDKPALGPGFAAGICANLIGSGFLGGMLGGLLAGYIIKFLKKKLQTTGTFSGFVSFWLYPVLGTLSVGCIMLFVIGEPLAALNQGLISWLEGMSGKNAILLGVILGAMVSFDLGGPVNKAAYTFCIGAMASGNIMPYAAFASVKMVSAFGVTGATIFGKKYFTKPEQEIGKQTWLLGLAGITEGAIPFMIKDPLRVIPSLIAGSAVTGGIVAYFDIGLGVPGAGIFSLALVEGPSLFVAASIWLGAALIGAFISMVLLIITRKNKLKKQPRKRKEKNDEKQVEMKEAVS
- the mngB gene encoding mannosylglycerate hydrolase, with amino-acid sequence MSEMTIQDRQMNHQTEKKVRTKQVHVVPHMHWDREWYFSTEESRILLVNNMEEIMDRLENDPDYPYYVLDGQTSILEDYFDVKPENEERVRKLVQEGKLIIGPWYTQTDEMVVGGESIVRNLLYGIKDSNKFGDPMMIGYLPDSFGQSSQMPQILNGFDIKYSIFWRGTSERHGTDKTEFYWESDDGSKVLVQLLPLGYAIGKYLPEEEEALKQRMEKYFPVLDKGATSDHLLLPNGHDQMPIQKDIFPIMEKLKKLYPEREFFLSKYEHIFAELEKQSDLPTISGEFLDGKYMRVHRSIYSTRMDIKAANTRVENKLTNILEPLASMAYDLGFEYHHGLIELIWKEIMKNHAHDSIGCCCSDKVHQEIANRLFLAEEKTDRLIEFYKRKIVDAIETDQSGDRLTLFNFLPYEREEVVTTEVISKYKNFVLVDENGYQADFQILEAEEIDPGLIDRQIVHYGNYDPFIKYQIQWKETVPSMGYRTFFVEETSGDITVENEEVHAVETDYYRVHVNNNGTLSIKDKRLDKRFENVLLLEDTGDDGDEYDYSPLENDKAIFSTDVEADIKVSQNEFEGLIDVRYELPVPENLEDRKQKLFTSKVDIHLQIRIPNHKPLLEVNGELENLAKDHRLRAFIPTGIASSFSVSDNQFGSIKRDVYDSAMGVWEDENWSERPDAIYPMLSFVGLSDQNHGLSLLTNSTREYEIVGEDYDTIALTLFRSVGHLGKADLVRRPGRPSGIKLPTPDSQMLGKLSLDFALYTHKGSTLESGVARVAKEYLTPIHTYNKIPHNAMKLNESKVKTPTSYQLLEEENSNVVLSTLKKAENEDALVIRAYNPTEENLTGAFRIRAEYNGAYEVNLNEEKQSSIEFSEGKVQTAVNSNQVKTILVK
- a CDS encoding GntR family transcriptional regulator: MTNRKNNEELAYEQVKRAIMLKKLVAGQRITEDWVSKELKMSRTPIRAAFKRLENEGLIQLVPNKGAIVYNPSDKELEDVFNLRVVLEKYAAQLAVANMKEEDVTYMEDLLKREKEAYKAKDFEAFMEVNGLIHSYPAEISGNSYLLQEIKTLNQWTDGYLILKDDFYITPLEDVKSIPEHACVVNAFKERDVDAMCQAIEAHLLSTLKDLSERPSIFH